DNA sequence from the Arthrobacter jinronghuae genome:
TCCAGAAACTTCCAGCTTTCTTCTGAAGACAGTTCAACCACGGGCGGCAGCTCTTCATTAGTCATTCACACAGTGTGCCAACAGCACCTCCGGACCGCCACCATCAGGTTGCTTATGAACTTGACTCTGTCCCTACCCTTGCAAGAGAGTGGAGTAGGTAGTATTGCCAGCCAGCAATAGACCTCACCACCGAGGAGCACACGTTATGACAGACGCAGGACAGCAGCATTCCACTACCGGCCAGAACGACGCCGGAGACCCGAAGACCCTGACCACACGCCAGGGACACCCGGTCTACGACAACCAGAACACCCGGACTGTGGGAGCTCGTGGCCCGGCCACGCTGGAGAACTACCAGCTCCTCGAGAAGATCAGCCACTTCGACCGTGAGCGGATCCCCGAGCGCGTGGTCCACGCCCGCGGCTTCGTGGCGTACGGCGAGTTCGAAGCGACCGGCAAGTGGGGCGACGAGCCCATTGCCAAGTACACCCGCGCCAAGCTTTTCTCCGAGCCGGGCAAGAAGACCGACCTGGCCATCCGCCTTTCCTCGGTTATCGGTGGCCGGGACTCTTCGGAGACCGCCCGTGACCCGCGCGGCTTTGCCGTGAAGTTCTACACCGAAGACGGCAACTGGGACCTGGTCGGCAACAACCTCGGCGTCTTCTTCATCCGCGATGCCATCAAGTTCCCCGACGTGATTCACTCCCTGAAGCCGGACCCCGTCACCTTCCGCCAGGAACCGGCCCGCATCTTCGACTTCATGTCGCAGACTCCCGAAGCCATGCACATGCTGGTGAACCTCTTCAGCCCGCGCGGCATCCCGGCGGATTACCGCCACATGCAGGGCTTCGGCGTTAACACCTACCGCTGGGTCAACGCTGCCGGCGAGTCGAAGCTGGTCAAGTACCACTTCCAGCCGCGGGAAGGCGTGAAGTCCCTCACCGAGGAAGACGCCGCCAACATCCAGGCCAATGATCTGGGCCATGCGTCGAAGGACCTCTACGAGGCCATTGAACGCGGCGACTACCCGAAGTGGGACCTGTACGTCCAGATGATGGATGACCACGACCATCCGGAACTGGACTTCGATCCGCTGGATGACACCAAGACGTGGCCGGAGCAGGATTTCGAACCCAAGCTCATTGGCACCATGACCCTGAACCGCAACGTCACGGACCACCACAACGAAAACGAGCAGATTGCTTTCGGTACCGGTGTCCTGGTGGACGGGCTGGAATTCTCCGACGACAAGATGCTCGTTGGCCGTACGTTCAGCTACTCCGATACGCAGCGTTACCGCGTAGGCCCGAACTACCTGCAGCTTCCGGTGAACTCCGCGAAGAACGCACGGGTCGCCACCAACCAGCGCGGCGGCCAGATGTCCTACGGCACCGACCTCGCGCCGGGGCAGAACCCGCACGTGAACTACGAGCCGAACATCACCGGCGGCCTGCAGGAAGCACCCAAGCCGGAACAGGCTGAAGTCGGCCCCGAGCTTGAGGGTCGCCTGACCCGCGCCCGCCTGCCCCGCACGAACGACTACATGCAGGCCGGCCAGCGCTACCAGCTGATGGAGCAGTGGGAGAAGGACGACTTGGTCGCCAACTTCATTGCCAACGTCGGCCAGGCTGTCCGCCCGGTGCAGGAGCGCATGCTCTGGCACTTCTACATGACCGACGACGAGCTGGGCGCACGCGTCGGAGAGGGCCTGGGCATCAGCTTGGACGAGATCAAGGATCTCGGCCCGCTGGCCACCCAGACGCTCAATGAGGAAGAAACCGAGCGCATGAAGAACCTGGGCCATAACGGTCCCCGGAACGTCGAAGGCCTGACCATGACTCACTGCGTGCCCAATGAGCACGTGGTAGTTACCCGGTAACTAGCTTTCACACAACGACGGCGCGGGCGCACTTTTGGTGCGTTCCGCGCCGTCGTCGTTTAATCCCCTACTTTTCCCAAGGTGCCCGGACCGGGAAGTACTTTTCCAAAAACTCCGTCACCCGTTCGGCCCGTTCCGCCGCGGGGACTTCCGGGAAGCTTCCGTCATTGAGGCAGAACATGTCCTTGTGGCGTTTGGCGAGCAGCCGGTCCATCATCTTCAGACCGGCATAGCTGGTGGTGTCCACGTACCGAACCTTCGCTGTCTCCTGCGTGACCGCCCGGCCGGTGAGCAGCGCGTAGTAGTGGTAGAGCGAGTTGGTCACGGAGATGTTGTCCTTGGCCCGGAAGGTGCTCGCGGCCGTGGCAGCGAACTCCTCGGGGAATTCCTCCTCCATTTCCAGCAGGACGCTGCGGCGCAGGGGAGCTGCCGTGTGTTCCAGGTGGCGGGTGGTGACCCGGCCGAAGCGCTCCCAGAGCAGCCGCCGGTTCACCCTTGCAGCATTTTCGAAGCCGCTGCGCTCGGAATCGTTGGCGCCCAGGCCAATCCGGGTGCTGGCCTCGATGAACTTGGTGATCCCGCCGGGGGAGAAGAACATGTCCGGGGCAACCGGACGGCCAAAGAACATGTCGTCATTGGAGTACAGGAAGTGCTCCGCCAGTCCCGGGATGTGCTGCAGCTGGGCCTCGACCGCCTGGGAGTTGTGCGTGGGCAGCACGGACGGGTCCTTGAAATGCTCCGACGCCGGCACGAAGGTGACGGACGGATGCTCAGCCAGCCAGTCCGGCCGCGGCGAGTCCGAGGCAATGAAGATGCGGCGGATCCAGGGCGCGAACATGTGCACCGAACGAAGGGCGTATTTCAATTCGTTGATCTGCCGGAACCGGGCCTCGTGGTCATCGCCTTCGCCCACCACGACGCCGCTCATCCGGGCGGCACGGGCGGCCTGGAACTCGGGGGAACTGCCGTCCACCCAGGAGAACACCAGATCGATGTCGAACCGGATGTCCGTGGCGTGGTCCGCGAACATGTTCTCGATGGTCGGCCAAGCCAATCCGTGCTTTTCCACGGTGCCGCGGACCACCTCGCTGGCCGGGAGGGTGCGGCGGGTCAGGGAGTTCTCCACGGGCAGGGTGATGTTCTCGCCCTCCAGGTCCCATAGTTCAATCTGCACGCCGGCCGAGCTTGAAATCAGCAGGTTGGTGCCGGTAAACGCCCGCGGACGGTACACCCGGATGATCCGGGCCTTGTCGATGGAGGAGAGGTCGCCGTCTGCGATCAGCAGGGTCCGGCTTTTTTTGGTATCGACGGTCCGGGCGTAGAACGGTTCGTCGCGGCAGGCCTCGACCATCGCCTTCCGGAGCTGCTGGCGCATCCGGAGGTCGACCGCGATCACCGGCCGCTGGTCATTTCCACGCACCAGAAGGTAGGTCACACCGGCGTCGTCGAGTACACGGCGTACGAAGAGCAGGTCCTCGACCATGGCCTCGTGCGGTGTGAGTCCTGTATCCATGAGGGCCAGGCGGCCCTTGACCAGGGCGACATTGGGTCGTTGTTCCACTCGCTGGAGCACCGCGGGGGAAGCGGCGAGCAGGGTCTCCGGTTCTAGATCCGGTTCCGGGGCTCCGAAGTAGATATCGTGTTCAGCAGCTGTATCGGTAATAGGAACCTCCTAGGGTGGGTAGGCGCCCACAGTGCAGGCGCTGATGAGTGCTGCGTTGCACGGGAACTGCTGCCGGGCGTCCGGCGGGTCCTTCAAGATGCGCCGGGGATGCTCCGAACGCTATGTGCTCAACTGCGGGCCGCCAGTAGCATTGTCTTCGGACACGGACATTCCGGGAGTAGATGTGGGATACCGTAACACCGCCCGTGGCAGCACCGCCCATAAAGCCATGGCCCGTAACATAACCGCCCGTAACAGTGGCCTGCTCGCGGCAGCATTGCTCCTCACCAGTATCTCATCCTGTGCTGCTCCGCCGCAGGAGGGCCCGACGTCGTCCGCCCCGGAATGGGCCACCTATACGACGGCGGATAGCAGTCTCCGCTTCGAGCACCCGTCCGGCTGGGACATCCGGGAGCTTCCGGCTCGCGCCAATGATCCGGCAGGCGGGGTGTCCCTGGAAGTGGTCGACGACGGCGGCCGCGTGCTTGCCCGGCTGGACACCGGCATCATCACGGACCTGAGCTGCTCCGAACCCGCCGAACCGGCGTCCTACGTGGAGTATGAGAGCGTGCCGATGCCGGCGCTGGAGTCCAAACAGGGGTCTGACCAGCGTTTTGTTTACCGTTCCCTAGCGCCGTCCGGGGGCCTGGCAGCGCAGGCGACCTACGCCGTGGTGAGCGGGCAGCAGCAGAGTCCGGAGTGCGGGCTGTTCGATTTCTTCACGCTGACCGAGTCCAGCGGGGGACGGTTCGCAGGGGAGTATGCGGCCGGTTCCGGGGCATCGCAGGAGGAATACTTTGAAGGTGTTTCCCGGTACCGGGAAACACAGGAATACCGGGACCTTCGGGAGATGCTGACCTCACTGCGCAACGCGGATTAGCTGCGGTGTTCACTCGCTCCCGGTTTACTTGCACGTGGCGGTTTACATGCCCGGGCCGGTTTACTTGCCCGGGTCGGCGGAAGCTGCGCGCCGCCGTCGCGACTTGCGTGGCGGCCGGAGCGTGAAACGGGACCAATGCTCGCGCGGCACGAGCTTGTGGAATTCCCTTTTGGCGGCAAGGTGCTCCCGGGTCTCCGGGCAGAAGGGCAACACCGCCACACGTCGGCGCAGGGATTCGGTGAGGACTTCCTCGATGAGCAGGGCCTGGACTTTGCTGGGCCGGTAATCCGGATCAACCGTCGTCCGCAGGGCCCAGAGCTCTCCCCGGTGCATTTCATACCGGAGGTAGGCCGCCAGGGTGCCGTCTATGAAAAGTTCGTACCGGCCGTGCAGGTGGTTGTTGTAAACACTCGTATTGTCCGGTGTCACCCTTTGCGGTTTGAGCGCACGTTCTCGGCCCCGGCTCGCATCACCGCGTCCTTCCAATGCGGACAGAACGGTGAGGTAGCGTTCCCTGGTTTCACTGTTCGGGCTGCGGGCGAGGTCATCGGCTGCAGAGACAACCCGTTCCTGCAGATCCGTAGTGGTGAGGGCACCGAGGTTTGGCGTCGGTACGGCCGCAGGGGCGGTAGGGGTCAGGGGGTTCACAGCAGGCTCCGCGGAGGTAGGACCGGGTGGACAGCTGCTGGACCACGTCCAGACGATACTCCCAAATGCGGAACTTATAAGCAAACTGATTACTTGGAGCCACTCTGGTGCCCTGTGGATAAGTCGTTAGGCTCTGCAGCGGCCTGATTACTATGGCCGAACCGACTTTGTCTCTCGGCCCACCCAGCGTTGGGGGTTTTCGAATGAGTAGAACTGAAGTGCTCCGTCCTGCTGTGCGGGTGAAGCTCGCGACCGCCGCGGTTGCGGTCCCGTTGCTGTTCCTGACGGCGTGTTCCGGAGCGGCGGGCGATTCAGGGGATTCCGGAGCGGGGGAGTCGCCTTCGAGTCCGGCTGCCACAGCTTCCGAAACGCCGACGCCGACCCCCACTCCCAGCGCCAAGTACAAGCCGGCGTCGGCTGAGGGACCGGCGGAGAACGTTCCGCCGCCGGTGATGCCGGAGGAGGCGAAGGTTGAGTCGAAGGAAGGGCTCGAGGCCTTTGCCCGGTACTGGTATGAAGCCGCCAACTACGGGTACGAGACCGGCGACGTTGGGCTGGTTCAGGACATCAGCAGTCCGGACTGCACGACGTGCCTCAACTACTACGAGGTGGTTGACAACGGTTACCGGGACAACGACTGGATAGCCAACGCGAAGATTACTGTCCAAGGTGCGCATTCCGACTACGTGCTGACTCCGGAAGGACGTTATCAAGCACTGGCACAATTTCAACAGGAAGCGATGGAGTATCACGGTCCCGAAGGTCTACAGGGCAGCGAGGACGCCGACCTGACACCTTCCGTGCAGCTCTTCGAAGCGACGTGGGTGGGGGACAACTGGGTGGCCGTGAACATCGTGACCATAAAAGGGTGAGGCCAAGATGACTCTATGGATCTTCCGAATGTTGTCTATCACCGCCATTACTGGCCTCCTGCTGGTGCTGTCCTCAGTTCACGTAAACGGCATCGAGGGAGGTAGCGGAAAGATTAAAGGTAATGGGACTGTTCAGGGTTCCGTATTCCGGCAGGATCCCGTCTCAGGTATGTGGACGCAGATGCCCGTGGGTATCCCTGACGACCCTTCCGGCTATCGTTTTGAGCCGGTCTGTTTTGATGATCTTGCCGGCGATGTCTCCTGCCTTGCCGCGAACCAGGCCGCGTGCACCGCTGGGGAAGACGGCCGGCTTGTGTATTGGTTCTCCGGATTGAAAGGAACGGACCCGAGTACTTGGACAAAGGTCAGCGAAACGCCGTCCTGCATTTATTCGGAAGAGCCGGTGGATGTCGGCGAGCAGATCCAGGCGCAGATCCTCACGGCCTTCCAGGAGCGGCCGATAGCGGCCGGGAAGCTGGTCCTGCAGCCCAGTCCGCACACCTTGATAGGGATGGAAACCAACGTTTACGTCGAGGCCGCGGAGCAGGTCTTCGAAATGGTGCTGCTCGAACAGACGGTCCGGATTGTCGCTACCCCCACCGAATTCGAACTGAACTACGGGGACGGCACGGTTTACGGACCCACCAGTGTTCCGGGAGCCCCGCTGGCCCAGGACCGGTGGGGCGAGCAGACCCAGACCAGCCACAAATACACGGCCAGCGGCGACTACCAAGTGGGTGCCACTGTGCATTTCTCCGGAACCTATTCCGTGAACGGCGGGCCGATGAGTCCCATCGATGGCCGGGCAGCGGTGTCCTCCGAACCCCAGACCCTGAGCGTCTGGCGGGCGGAAACCCGCAGCGTCGCCGACAACTGCCTGGTGAACCCTAGCGGCGTCGGATGTTAGCCTGGCGCACAGGCTGGTATCAGCCTGCGAACTACGGTTTCAAGCCGGCGAAGTGGGGCTCGTGGAGCGACAAGCAGCCCGGAGTGTGACAGCGATCAGCCGGTACCGGCCCGTCAGAGCGGTGCGGCACATAGTCGGGCTCTTCTTGCCTGTCCATGCCGAGCAGTCTGCCCCGGCGGGCCGCGAATCGCGTGAGCTCCGGGCGCCGGGCCCGGAAATCCTTCGATTTGTCGGAATCCCTACGGTTTGTGACAATCCCTGCGCCGCGCAGCGCGGGGATCCGGACAAGGTGCGGGGATTCGGACAAAGCGCAGGGGGATCCGGACAAGGTGCGGGCATTCGGACAAAGCGCAGGGGGATCCGGACAAGGTGCGGGGATTCGGACAAACCGCAGGGTGATCCGGACAACGTGCGGGGATTCGGACAAACCGCAGGGGGATTCGGACAAACCGCAGGGGGGTCCGGACAAGGTGGGGGGATTGGGACATACCGCAGGGGATCCGGACAAGGTGCGGGGATTCGGACAAACCGCAGGGGGATCCGGACGAGGTGCGGGGATTCGGACAAACCGCAGGGATGATCCGGACAAGGATGGCGAAGTGGAAGTCGTCACCACCGCGACCATGAAGGTACGTGCATGGTGAACCCAACAGACGACAGCTGCTAGACCGATTCCGGGCGCGGCACCGCAAACAGTGTCCGTGGATCCTGCAACACCGCAGGGTAGGAGAACGCTGCCCGGGATACTTCCCCGTTCAGCTTTACCTGCCGCACCGCCGTATCGTTCGTGAGCTCCACTGGCCCGGCTCGGCCAAGAAGCAGGCGGGTCCGGTCAGCTGGAGAAAGGACAGCCACCTGGTCGCCGTCGTCCATGTCCTCCAGCAACCGCAGCAACTGCCGGCCTTTCTTACCGGTGATGGGGGTGCCCTTGGCGGAAAGCATCGGCAGCACGATGGCGGCAGCATCGCCGTCGGGGACTGCACGCACCACCCACAGTCCTTCATCCGGGCCAGGGTCAACAGGATCCGGAACGTCGGCAGGGGAGGGCCAGACATAGGGCAGCCCGGCATCGGTATCCGGAAACAGCGGTCCGTACACGTCCGGAGACTTCTCGATCAGGTTGGAGCGGTGACTGCGGTGCAGCTCTTCGTTCCCGATCCAGGCGGGAAGGTCGACGTCGGCCTCCGAGGCTTCCGCAGCCTCCGGAGCGAACTCCAGGATCTGTTCCCGGACGGTGTCGGCGTGTCCGCGGGCAATCCACTCATCCGTCATCGCCAGCCCGTAGGCGGTGAGCGCCGGAACGAAGCCCTTCCACATCAGCAGGGCGGGGTGGCGCTGCCAGCCGTAATCGGGAACCACCAGCCCGCGCAATAACTGGAGGGTTTCCACCCGCTGCTTGCCCAGCCGCGCCTGGTCCAGGACGGCGGCGCTGCGGGCGAAGCTCGGATACGGAAGGAAGGTCTGCACGGGCCTAGTCTGTCACTGCCCGCCGGCGCCGAGCTGCCGGACCATGATCAGGTCCCGGAAAGTATGGACTCCCACTTGGAAGGACCGGCGTCCGACGGTGGTGAACCCGGATTTGCGGTAAAAGGACTGGGCCCGCACATTCCGGTTGTTCACTCCCAGCCACATAGACCGGGCACCCGCGGACTCAGCCACCCTAGCGGCAGCTTCCACCAGCTGCCCGGCAAGACCGCTTCCGTGCGCAGTCGGATGCAGGTAGAACTTGCTCAGCTCGCCTGAGGGCTGCATCGCCCGCCCCGACTCCAGCGCCTCCACCACATCCGGATCCGACGGCGGCGCCAGCACCAGCAGACAGTAACCGCTTAGCCGGCCCTCCGTCCGGGCGACCAGCACACGGCAGGTCTCATCGCCGAGATAGCCGGCGAAACGCTCCGCGGAAAGATTCGCCGCGACAAACGCCGCGCTGTCCGCCGGGGTTACCTCAGGCGGACAGGCCAGCGGAAAGGTGACGGCAGCCAGATCGGCAAGCCCGGGAACATCTTCAAGCGTTGCGGATGAAATGGAAGCTTGCACCCTTCCAGCATAGGCACGGGGAGCGCCGGACCGGCCCGCCCACGTAACCTGGCAGGGTTCCCCGAATCAGTACCTCGCGTACAGCTCGCCCACCTGCAGGGCGGCGTCCACGGTGTTGTCCGGACCCGGAAGCGGGCAAGCCCATGCCTCGTCATAGGCGCAGGACGGGTTGTAGAGGAAATTGAAATCCAGGATCAGACTGCCGGGAAGATCGCCCGTCCCGAGGTTCGCACCCTTTATGGTGTCCAGCAGGTACCGCCCGCCTCCGTAGCTGCCGCCGTCGACGCCGGACGTCGCATCGCGCACCGGGATGAAGATCCCGCCGCCATAGGAGTCCAGATGCCAGACGGCCAGGCTGCCTACGCCGTCGGCGGAGACTGTGCCGAGCCGGGTGAACGGCACCACGCCGTCCGTCCCCGTAGCGACCTCCATCTTCTCGCCGGCGCCGGCGTCGTCAATTACTGCCTCGAACCGGAACGCCGGATCGTAGCGGGCCGTACGCAGCCCGCGGAAGCGGCGCCGCGTGTCTTCGGGAAGGGGCGACGCCGGGTGGGTGCCGAAGAGCCGGTCCCGTCCGGTGGCCCACAAAGCATGGGAGTGCGACGCCGCAATGCCCTCCGCGGCGCGCCGCACCTGCTCGTAGAGGGCGAACGTATTACGACGCCAATCGGCGGTGGCAAGGGCTGTGACGGGAGATACCATTCGTCCAGCGTAGTGTGTTCGAGTGACTACCGGACTCCTCATAGTGGTGCTCGTCGCCATCTTTATCGGCGCGATCGCCCAGCGGATCGCCGGCCTGGGCTTTGCGCTCCTGATTTCACCCTTCCTGGTGATCATCCTCGGCTCCCACGGGGGAGTGCTAATGGTGAACATCTGCGGACTGGTCTCTTCGCTGCTGATCATGTTCCGCGTCTGGCGTGACGTGGACTGGTCGATGTACCGGTGGCTGGCCGTCCCCGCGGTCATTGCCAGCGTGCCGGCGTCAGCAGCCGCGGTGTACCTGCCCGCAGCGCCCCTGGCCGTGACGGTGGGCGCCGTCGTCCTCGTGGCGCTGAGCATCTCACTGCTCCTGCAGCGCACCTCCGTGGTGCTGACCGGCAATGTCCCGAAAGCCGTGGCCGGTTTCGCTTCCGGGATCACGAACGCGATGGCCGGCGTCGGCGGTCCCGCGGTAAGCGTGTATGCGTTGCTGGCCCGTTGGCCGCAACGCCCGTTCGCCGCCACGCTGCAGCCGTTCTTCGTCACGACCGCCATGGTCACCCTGACGTCCAAGCTGCTGCTGGATCCGGGACAGATGCCGCCGTTCCAGTCCTGGGCGTGGGCGTTGATCGGGCTCATGATTGTGGGCGGGATCTTCGTCGGGGAGAAACTGCAGCGCTACATCCGCGATGACCAGGCGCGGCTGGCCGTGATCATTATTGCGTTCATCGGCGCAGCAACGGCACTGGTCAAGGGCCTGGTCGACCTCTAGGGCCCGGCCGGAGTTACCCGACTCACGCCGGCGCCTCAACGGGCTGCGCGGGGCCGGATGGCACGATAGAAACGATGAAAATTTTATTGCGGCCGAAGAAGCCGGGTGTGCCGCCCATGCCACTCTGGTTGCAGGGAACCCTCGAGTTGGGTCAGGCTGCGGTGCTTTCAGCCCTGCTGGTCCTCCTGCCGCTCATCGGCGTGTGGTTTGCCAATGGCTTTACGGATCGAGACTTCACCTCCCTGGCTCGCTTGGGTGGCCAGGCGTGGTTGCTGATCCACGGCGTGCCGATGTCGTTGAGCTTTCCAGCCGGCGAACTGGGAGAGGCACCCGCCTCCGGCCTGCTCTCCTTCTTTCCGCTGGGACTGACGCTGATTCCATTCTTCCTGTCCTGGCGGGCCGGCCGGCGGCTTGCCCGGGCCTCCTACACGGACCAGCTCTGGCAGGCGCTGCTGGGCGCAATGGGTACCTATGCGCTGATCGGTGCCGCAGCGGCGTACTTCTGCAGTACCGAAGGCGTGCGGATTTCCGTGACGGCAGGTGCACTGGTGCCGCTGATCGCTGCAGGAGCGGGGCTCATTGTGGGTGCCCGGATAGAGGCCGGTTCCTGGGTGCGGCTGATCGGCATGGACCTGACCGATTGGATTGCCCGCACCAGCCAGCATTCCCGCTGGGCGGGTTCATACATGTGGGCGGCGCTGCGCGCCGGCGCGGTGGGCACGCTCGCCGCACTGGGTCTCTCATCCGTGCTGCTCGTGGTGGCCCTGGCAATGAACTGGGCCGAGATCGCGTCCGTCTACGAGCGGCTCGACGCCGGTGCGCTGGGCGGTGCCGTGCTCACTGTGGTGGAGCTGGGGCTGATGCCGAACTTCGTGGTCTGGACTCTGGGCTGGGCGTCGGGTGCAGGCTTCTCGCTGGGAACCGGAAGCATGATCAGTCCGCTGGAAACCACCGTCGGTCCGCTGCCCGCGCTGCCGGTGCTGGCAGCTTTGCCTGTGGGAAATATGGAATACGGCTACGCGGCACTGCTGATCCCGGTGATGGCCGGGATCCTGGCGGGCTGGTGGTTCCTCCGGGAAGGCGAAAACCACTTCGACGAGTGGCTTTCCATCAAGATCCGCGCCCGCTGGTTCACCGCACCCGTCTCCACGCTTGTACTCGGGGTGATCGTCGGTCTGGTGTCCGGGCTGCTGGCCGCCGGCGCTGCGTGGCTGGCGCTCGGCTCCCTTGGCATCGGACGCTTCGTGAGTCTGGGATCGGACCCGCTGTGTCTGGGGCTGTGGGTGGCCGCGGAAGTAGGGATCGGCGTCGTACTTGGTTACGCAGTAGGCCCGTGGCTGGAGCGTGAGCCCAAGCCGGACGCTTAGCGGATCTGCTGGAACGGCAGGTATTCGGCCTCGCAGGCTTCCACTCCGTCGAGGGTGAGGGCGGAGCGCATGCAGGATTCGTAGGTCATGGTCTCATCCCAGAGCAAAGTCATTCCGGCCAGCCCCAA
Encoded proteins:
- a CDS encoding GNAT family N-acetyltransferase codes for the protein MQASISSATLEDVPGLADLAAVTFPLACPPEVTPADSAAFVAANLSAERFAGYLGDETCRVLVARTEGRLSGYCLLVLAPPSDPDVVEALESGRAMQPSGELSKFYLHPTAHGSGLAGQLVEAAARVAESAGARSMWLGVNNRNVRAQSFYRKSGFTTVGRRSFQVGVHTFRDLIMVRQLGAGGQ
- a CDS encoding sulfite exporter TauE/SafE family protein, with translation MTTGLLIVVLVAIFIGAIAQRIAGLGFALLISPFLVIILGSHGGVLMVNICGLVSSLLIMFRVWRDVDWSMYRWLAVPAVIASVPASAAAVYLPAAPLAVTVGAVVLVALSISLLLQRTSVVLTGNVPKAVAGFASGITNAMAGVGGPAVSVYALLARWPQRPFAATLQPFFVTTAMVTLTSKLLLDPGQMPPFQSWAWALIGLMIVGGIFVGEKLQRYIRDDQARLAVIIIAFIGAATALVKGLVDL
- a CDS encoding DUF1684 domain-containing protein translates to MVSPVTALATADWRRNTFALYEQVRRAAEGIAASHSHALWATGRDRLFGTHPASPLPEDTRRRFRGLRTARYDPAFRFEAVIDDAGAGEKMEVATGTDGVVPFTRLGTVSADGVGSLAVWHLDSYGGGIFIPVRDATSGVDGGSYGGGRYLLDTIKGANLGTGDLPGSLILDFNFLYNPSCAYDEAWACPLPGPDNTVDAALQVGELYARY
- a CDS encoding MSMEG_6728 family protein, whose protein sequence is MQTFLPYPSFARSAAVLDQARLGKQRVETLQLLRGLVVPDYGWQRHPALLMWKGFVPALTAYGLAMTDEWIARGHADTVREQILEFAPEAAEASEADVDLPAWIGNEELHRSHRSNLIEKSPDVYGPLFPDTDAGLPYVWPSPADVPDPVDPGPDEGLWVVRAVPDGDAAAIVLPMLSAKGTPITGKKGRQLLRLLEDMDDGDQVAVLSPADRTRLLLGRAGPVELTNDTAVRQVKLNGEVSRAAFSYPAVLQDPRTLFAVPRPESV
- a CDS encoding catalase, which produces MTDAGQQHSTTGQNDAGDPKTLTTRQGHPVYDNQNTRTVGARGPATLENYQLLEKISHFDRERIPERVVHARGFVAYGEFEATGKWGDEPIAKYTRAKLFSEPGKKTDLAIRLSSVIGGRDSSETARDPRGFAVKFYTEDGNWDLVGNNLGVFFIRDAIKFPDVIHSLKPDPVTFRQEPARIFDFMSQTPEAMHMLVNLFSPRGIPADYRHMQGFGVNTYRWVNAAGESKLVKYHFQPREGVKSLTEEDAANIQANDLGHASKDLYEAIERGDYPKWDLYVQMMDDHDHPELDFDPLDDTKTWPEQDFEPKLIGTMTLNRNVTDHHNENEQIAFGTGVLVDGLEFSDDKMLVGRTFSYSDTQRYRVGPNYLQLPVNSAKNARVATNQRGGQMSYGTDLAPGQNPHVNYEPNITGGLQEAPKPEQAEVGPELEGRLTRARLPRTNDYMQAGQRYQLMEQWEKDDLVANFIANVGQAVRPVQERMLWHFYMTDDELGARVGEGLGISLDEIKDLGPLATQTLNEEETERMKNLGHNGPRNVEGLTMTHCVPNEHVVVTR
- a CDS encoding GNAT family N-acetyltransferase, with amino-acid sequence MNPLTPTAPAAVPTPNLGALTTTDLQERVVSAADDLARSPNSETRERYLTVLSALEGRGDASRGRERALKPQRVTPDNTSVYNNHLHGRYELFIDGTLAAYLRYEMHRGELWALRTTVDPDYRPSKVQALLIEEVLTESLRRRVAVLPFCPETREHLAAKREFHKLVPREHWSRFTLRPPRKSRRRRAASADPGK
- a CDS encoding DUF6318 family protein; this encodes MSRTEVLRPAVRVKLATAAVAVPLLFLTACSGAAGDSGDSGAGESPSSPAATASETPTPTPTPSAKYKPASAEGPAENVPPPVMPEEAKVESKEGLEAFARYWYEAANYGYETGDVGLVQDISSPDCTTCLNYYEVVDNGYRDNDWIANAKITVQGAHSDYVLTPEGRYQALAQFQQEAMEYHGPEGLQGSEDADLTPSVQLFEATWVGDNWVAVNIVTIKG
- a CDS encoding stealth family protein codes for the protein MYFGAPEPDLEPETLLAASPAVLQRVEQRPNVALVKGRLALMDTGLTPHEAMVEDLLFVRRVLDDAGVTYLLVRGNDQRPVIAVDLRMRQQLRKAMVEACRDEPFYARTVDTKKSRTLLIADGDLSSIDKARIIRVYRPRAFTGTNLLISSSAGVQIELWDLEGENITLPVENSLTRRTLPASEVVRGTVEKHGLAWPTIENMFADHATDIRFDIDLVFSWVDGSSPEFQAARAARMSGVVVGEGDDHEARFRQINELKYALRSVHMFAPWIRRIFIASDSPRPDWLAEHPSVTFVPASEHFKDPSVLPTHNSQAVEAQLQHIPGLAEHFLYSNDDMFFGRPVAPDMFFSPGGITKFIEASTRIGLGANDSERSGFENAARVNRRLLWERFGRVTTRHLEHTAAPLRRSVLLEMEEEFPEEFAATAASTFRAKDNISVTNSLYHYYALLTGRAVTQETAKVRYVDTTSYAGLKMMDRLLAKRHKDMFCLNDGSFPEVPAAERAERVTEFLEKYFPVRAPWEK
- a CDS encoding cell division protein PerM gives rise to the protein MPLWLQGTLELGQAAVLSALLVLLPLIGVWFANGFTDRDFTSLARLGGQAWLLIHGVPMSLSFPAGELGEAPASGLLSFFPLGLTLIPFFLSWRAGRRLARASYTDQLWQALLGAMGTYALIGAAAAYFCSTEGVRISVTAGALVPLIAAGAGLIVGARIEAGSWVRLIGMDLTDWIARTSQHSRWAGSYMWAALRAGAVGTLAALGLSSVLLVVALAMNWAEIASVYERLDAGALGGAVLTVVELGLMPNFVVWTLGWASGAGFSLGTGSMISPLETTVGPLPALPVLAALPVGNMEYGYAALLIPVMAGILAGWWFLREGENHFDEWLSIKIRARWFTAPVSTLVLGVIVGLVSGLLAAGAAWLALGSLGIGRFVSLGSDPLCLGLWVAAEVGIGVVLGYAVGPWLEREPKPDA